In Xenorhabdus griffiniae, the genomic window AATTTTAATTTGTTGGCCATAGAATAATTTCCACTATTTTTATATATATGCATTAAACTTCAAGTTGCTATTTACAACACTATGTGAAGCTTGATGTCTTCCCGCGAAGCGGGAAGACATCACACGCATCTTGAAGTTAGATTGGTATATGCCATTTGCAAGAGATTATTCGCAAGAAGCTTCAACCATATACAAACCTGAAGCAGGTTCGTCATCAGAGAGTTGATAGTTGGCATAACACTCTTGTATTTCTTTATATCCCCATTTAACCCATATCCGGCCAGATTTAGGTATACCACTGAGATAAACTTGCCCATCATTACTGACAATTGCGCTGTTGGAAGCATCAATATCATGCTGTTTTTCCAGTGTCGCAGTTGCACCAAATGGGATCGCTTTACCTTGATGAGAAAGTATCAGTAAAGCACGATAACCAATACGAGTCTGGAAATTGGCCAGTGTCAATGAGCCTTGGGTTGGAATAATAGTTTGCGTATTGATATCAATATCAACATTGTTACCCATTGAATGCGTATCTAGGGCAATACGGTTTTTCCGATAACTACTGGCATAAGGCACAATGGCATAGCCTTTCCAGTCAGTTTTGATACCGATATGGTTTTGCACTTTGACTTCTGAAGCACCATTGGCGCGTACTAATACCGATGTATCCCCTAAAGGTTGGGAAAGGGTGATACCATAAGGATGGGCAACAATCCCGCCATTTAAACCATAAGTAAGTTGCCTGGTATATTTGTCATAATTGTAACCAGCGCTGACCTGGCCATATGTTCCTTTATATTCAGCGTTGATATTTCCGCCAACGCTTTGATTACGGTCAGTATAACTTTGCTGAATGCTATAAATCAGATTGTTATCTTCAAAAGCTGTACCATTTAAGCTGACTTGATGAGACGTGTCACTGCTTTTGTTGCTGGTCATGCTATAGCTTACCCAACTATTTTTCAGCCAACGATCAAAGGGAACCTGCACACTGAATGAAACGATTTGCTCACTACGATTTGATCCAGGGAAAGCGCTGTGAGAATAATTCAAGCTATAATTAAACGAATTGTAACTTGTGTTATAACCCGCACTGACATTTTTTTCGTAGCCTTTTTGATGCCAATAATCTTGTTGAAAAGCCGATAAATAAATGGTTCCCCAATCCCCAAGGGATTGATTGATATGTAATTGCAATTTACTGCGCTTATTGCTGCTCCTTCCATCGATTGCAGGATTTAACTCATTCGCTTCTTTAAAATCGTAAAAATTTTGTGTCGAGTAACGATAGCCTGCGAGAGTGAGGTTAGTGCCTGTCTGAGAGAGATCTTTGGCATATTGGAAACGGTAAGATTGGCCATAATTGTTGGAGTTCGACATTAAATTGGTTTTGGCGTAAGTCACATCAAAAGAAAGGGAACCCCAGTCAGACAGACTATAGCCTGTCCCCAAAGCAACGGATTGATAATCTTTTGCAATTGTGCTTCCCCCATAGGCAGTGACACGATTGGAGATACCATAAATCACCGTACCTTGCATGAAATAGGGGGTTTTTCCGCGGTGAGAATTAGACTGGTATTTCCCCAAAGTCAGTGAATGTCGCAGGCTATTTTCCCGTAACATAATCGGCACAGTGGAAAAATTTTGCACAGAACGATGTTCTTTCCCATTAGCTTCTTTGACAATAACCTCTATATCTCCGGTTGAGGTTGTTGGATAGAGGTCATTGATAACAAAAGGGCCGGGTGAAACGTAGGATTCATAGATAATGTAACCATTTTGTTTGATGGTGACTTGAGCATTGCTTTGGGCAATCCCTCTAATTATTGGTGCAAAACCTTTTAGACTATCGGGCAACATATTGTCATCGGAAGACAATTGCATTCCGCGAAACTGAAAGCTATCAAATATAAGTGAAGGTGTGTAACTGTCTCCAAATATTAATTGGCTTTTCAATGCATGAATATCTCGTTGCAGATATATATTAATATTCTGCCATTTTTTATTTTGACTACTGTAAGTGGAATAGTTGCGCAAACGCCACGCATCCCAATTAACGCCCGTTCTAAGGTTGAGAAAATGGTTTTTTGTCGAACCTACTTGATCATCCTGCCAAGTCATGGAGCCACTATAGCTATAGTTGACTAACAGAGACGTTAATCCCTGATCCCACAAATGAGGTGGCACGTAGTCTCTTGCCTGACTCTTTAAGGCTGCTTGGGGAATACTGATATCCAGCCGTTGATGTTTGAAATCGAAAGACGTCGATGCAGATGGAATATATTGACTGAGATCAACAAGCTCCGTTTCTGGCGGCAAAGTAAGTAGCGTAGGGGATGACTCAATATTCACCCCCATTTCTCTGAGTTGTTGTATCTTAATTTTGGGAAATAGCTTGTTATTAACGATAATAAAATCGACATTTCCCGTATCTACTTTTTCTCGATTAAGATAAATATCTACCCAATAACGTCCGGGAGGTTGCTGATCATCTTGAGTAAAGATAGAGAGATCAATATCTTCAAAACCTGAATGGTTTTCCAGTGCATTGATATTGAAATACTCTTCTGCGTAAGCCTTATTGTTATACATCCAAAGAGAAGTGGTTAACAATGCACAAATCGGCACCTTACAATATAGACAACGCAAGCGTAGCTTGATAAGTAACGCCCAATTACCAGAACTATTTTGTTGAAGATAATGACGATAGCTATTCATAATAAATTTTTAATTTTGATATACCTACTATCCTACAACTCACGTCTTTCTTCTGGTGTTACGCCACCAAAATCATTAATCGTTTTCCAGGTTACTCGATTGATATTTTTAATAGGGATATCCCAACTCTCTTGTTGAAACGGTGGGATCATTCCCGCAGATTTAATCTCGTAACTTTCTACATTATTGCCGGTGGTTAGCTCAGAAAAAGAGATATAGTAAGGCGTTGGGTTTTCTGCCATGAGTTTGTGTCCATCGGTTTTGAACTTTAGAGCCTTATAAGCAATACCGGCATTACCGGCGAGGTTGGCAGGGCGATAGAATAACTTAAATCGAGATTTTACCGTGATTTGCAATTGATTCTGTTCTGATTTAGTTGTGGCAGGAATAGACTTAATATTGAGCCAAAACAAAGATTCTTTGTCATCAGGTAATCCATTGCCAATTTTAACTATTCGTAAAATATTCTCATTCTCTGCTGTTAATTTAAAAAGTGGGGGAGTGATAATAAAAGGGGTTTTAGTTTCATCACCTTCACCTTCAACCCATGATTGAATGAGGTAAGAGATGCCAGCTTCTGGATTGTTAATAGAAATAGAGGCTTCTTTCTGGTCACTAATATAAACAACACGTGTGCCGCCAATAACGACGCCAGCAAAAGAGATATTCGTATTGAAAATGCAGATAAAGATAAAAATTAAAATGCGAAAGTATTTCAAAGCGGTCGCTCCAAACAATATTTAGACCAGAGTGATATTGTTTTGGCTTCCCTGCCATAACTTCCTTTGGTTATAGGTAGTTAGTTATAGACAATAGTGAAGTTAGCGACGGCGTCACCCGCACCTGGAGTTACGGTTTCAGCTGTTGCTATGTATTTGGCAACAAATTTCAACTCTTCTGTCTTTCCATTTGAGAAATATTGAGGGCGTGAATTTTTTGCCAAATTGATCAAGGTATTACTGTCATCTTCATAAAGGGCAATTGCGACACCTTGAGCTGGATTATCTCCACCATTACTGTTTAACGCCAAAAGTCGGTTACTGGCTCTGTCTGGTTGGCCGTCAAATTTGACCTGTGCTTGTTGATAATCTTTCGGGCAATCAGTCAATTTGATACTAAAGCGAGTAGCGGCAGAAGTGCTATAAGCCCCAGCAAATGAACTTGAGCTGATAGTTCCCATATTTACGGTTTGATTAGCCGAATTTGAATCAACTTTACACGCAGTGGCGGTAATTTTGCCCGTAAATTTAATTTGACCATCAGCAGCATGAGCTGCGGACATAAATACAGATGAAACAAATAAAGATGAAATAATTAGCTTGATTTTCATTTTTTAATATATCCCACCTCTGAAGAACGTATTCGACAGAGAAACCGATTATTGAGTTAATGTTTGTTGCGTATATGAATACAACAACGGATTACTTAGTTTACTTCTGAAAATAGCAAAGGGCTTTCTCATCAACAGATGAGATAAAAATATAGTAGCGAATAATTAACAAAGTTCAAAATAATAACTTGACTAATCTCATAATTTGAAGTTTTAAGCTATTAAGAAAAAAATAATAGCATTGTTATGCATAACATAGATTTTTTTCTAAACATCAATGAGTTTTTGTTCTGTTTTATAAGATTAATTATTAATTGCTGACATTCTGTAAAAATAAAAGTTATGCAATACATATAATATGTTCGAATTTTGCTTTTTTGTTAAAGTTTTAACTAAATATTATGTATTTATTATTTGTTTGTAACGTGTGTTTTATTTTTCAAATTTTGTATCTAATTATTTTAATTATGTAAGAGGTTAAACCTATTCATAAGGCAAATGAAAATGAATTGCATTTGCTTTAAGTTAATTTTTTGTTAATAAAGTCTTTGTGATAAATACCCAGACATAGTTTAAGTTCTATATATTTGAAGAATGTGTCAGCATAAAAACAAAATTAATTCTTATGATTTGATTGAAAAATGATCTATATTTTAATTTTTAGTTACAACATACTTCTAGTAAGCACAAAAAAATAAACTCTCTACAACATCATCAATATCAAAAAGAAAACTAAACAGCACAATTTTTATAAACGATGAAAACATCAAAGAAATACAAATTCTCTCTCAAATTACCTGTTTTTATAAATCAGTAACGGATAATAGTCTGTCGCAAATAAAAACCGGCACAAAGGCCGGATTCTTTGGAGTGATTGATATTAGTGCATTAATTGCCATGTAGACGGGAGCGCTATCAAGAATAAAACCACAATTATCGATTTTTCTATAACAGTTAATGGTACTTTTTCCTGATTTTGTCTGCGTGCGTACAGAAAAACCAGCAATCCAGGAACATATAACACTACCGAAAGTAAGAGGTTCATTAGCCCCGAAGCATAGAGTAGCCATAACCCATAAGTACAAGAACCCAACGCAATAAAGAGTAAAGCACGGCTACCACGTTGAAAGGAAACTTTCACTAAAAATGCACCGACAAGAAAGTAGGGGACAAGGATCATCTCAGAAGCAATAGAGAGTAATGTATTGTAATTACTGCCACTTAACCAAATTAAAATCAAAGAGAGTTGAACCGCGCCATTTGTGATCCAAAGTGATGATTCAGGTGCTTTCTTACAATTTTGTTTTTTGAATACCTTAGGGAATGAACCGTGTAAGGAAGCGATAAAGGGGACTTCTGCTGCCATGATTGTCCAGCTTAGGTAAGCACCACAAACAG contains:
- a CDS encoding fimbria/pilus outer membrane usher protein — encoded protein: MNSYRHYLQQNSSGNWALLIKLRLRCLYCKVPICALLTTSLWMYNNKAYAEEYFNINALENHSGFEDIDLSIFTQDDQQPPGRYWVDIYLNREKVDTGNVDFIIVNNKLFPKIKIQQLREMGVNIESSPTLLTLPPETELVDLSQYIPSASTSFDFKHQRLDISIPQAALKSQARDYVPPHLWDQGLTSLLVNYSYSGSMTWQDDQVGSTKNHFLNLRTGVNWDAWRLRNYSTYSSQNKKWQNINIYLQRDIHALKSQLIFGDSYTPSLIFDSFQFRGMQLSSDDNMLPDSLKGFAPIIRGIAQSNAQVTIKQNGYIIYESYVSPGPFVINDLYPTTSTGDIEVIVKEANGKEHRSVQNFSTVPIMLRENSLRHSLTLGKYQSNSHRGKTPYFMQGTVIYGISNRVTAYGGSTIAKDYQSVALGTGYSLSDWGSLSFDVTYAKTNLMSNSNNYGQSYRFQYAKDLSQTGTNLTLAGYRYSTQNFYDFKEANELNPAIDGRSSNKRSKLQLHINQSLGDWGTIYLSAFQQDYWHQKGYEKNVSAGYNTSYNSFNYSLNYSHSAFPGSNRSEQIVSFSVQVPFDRWLKNSWVSYSMTSNKSSDTSHQVSLNGTAFEDNNLIYSIQQSYTDRNQSVGGNINAEYKGTYGQVSAGYNYDKYTRQLTYGLNGGIVAHPYGITLSQPLGDTSVLVRANGASEVKVQNHIGIKTDWKGYAIVPYASSYRKNRIALDTHSMGNNVDIDINTQTIIPTQGSLTLANFQTRIGYRALLILSHQGKAIPFGATATLEKQHDIDASNSAIVSNDGQVYLSGIPKSGRIWVKWGYKEIQECYANYQLSDDEPASGLYMVEASCE
- a CDS encoding fimbrial biogenesis chaperone, with product MKYFRILIFIFICIFNTNISFAGVVIGGTRVVYISDQKEASISINNPEAGISYLIQSWVEGEGDETKTPFIITPPLFKLTAENENILRIVKIGNGLPDDKESLFWLNIKSIPATTKSEQNQLQITVKSRFKLFYRPANLAGNAGIAYKALKFKTDGHKLMAENPTPYYISFSELTTGNNVESYEIKSAGMIPPFQQESWDIPIKNINRVTWKTINDFGGVTPEERREL
- a CDS encoding fimbrial protein, with the protein product MKIKLIISSLFVSSVFMSAAHAADGQIKFTGKITATACKVDSNSANQTVNMGTISSSSFAGAYSTSAATRFSIKLTDCPKDYQQAQVKFDGQPDRASNRLLALNSNGGDNPAQGVAIALYEDDSNTLINLAKNSRPQYFSNGKTEELKFVAKYIATAETVTPGAGDAVANFTIVYN